The following proteins are co-located in the Flavobacteriales bacterium genome:
- a CDS encoding membrane or secreted protein, producing MKVVLLAIALLAIGFAGIAIKILVKKDGKFSGTCASNSPFLNKEGENCGFCGASPEEMCKKEEVAS from the coding sequence ATGAAAGTAGTATTATTAGCCATAGCTCTATTAGCAATAGGATTTGCAGGAATAGCCATTAAAATATTGGTCAAGAAAGATGGTAAATTTTCTGGCACATGTGCCAGTAACAGCCCTTTTCTTAATAAGGAAGGTGAAAATTGTGGTTTCTGTGGTGCTAGTCCAGAAGAAATGTGCAAAAAAGAAGAAGTTGCTAGTTAA